In Flammeovirga kamogawensis, the sequence GTTCAGATTAAACTCCTGAATCCAATCAAATTCATCATTCACCTATAAAATCTTTTCAAAGCATATACTACTTTCTACTTCTTCATACTGACCATAATTTGGTATAATTTTATACATACTTTTTTTATAAAGACCAATAGCCTCTGGCATTTTATCACCTGTTTCTAGAACACATTTTTTATAGCCTAGTGCAGTTGCCCAACATTCTAAATCATGTAAAATTAAAACTGCCACTTTCTTTCCTCGCATTTCTGGTATTACATACATTCTTTTCATTTCCATAACAGATAATGCATATTCTTTCATTGCACCACAACCTACTGGTATATCATCGTAATAGGCGACAATTACATTTTTAATTTGATCTGTTGTATTGTACTTAGCAAAAAAATCATTTGTATCACCATTTCTAATTGCTAAATCTTTATCTAGTTGAAGTACTAAATTTTGAAAGTCTATATCTGTAGAGTTTGTTCTTTTTAATGTAATCATTTCTTTAATGTTGATTTTCAAGAGTTATTTATTAAAATAGAAACACTAATACTATATTAAACACATTCACCTTATTCTATATCCCATTGTAATTGATGAAACATTAAATGAGTTTATTATTCGATTATTATATGATATGTTAAACCTTTTGTACAATACACTACCTCCTATCAATGTACTCATTGTAGCTTTAGGAGAGTACTCATCTGTGTAACTTGAGCTTCCTAAACCCATTTTTAAATGCATAGCTAGAGATTTACTAATTTTAAAATCTAATTCTGAGTAAAACATATGATCAATAAACACAGCATTAGATTTAGGAATATATAATTCATCAATTCCTTGAGTTAGTAAAGTGTGTATTTTATCTCTAATATTATCATATTCCCCTCCATCCCAAAATATATTTAACTGATAATTAATAATTCTGAAGTTGACATATTTAGTAGGGATTTGAAAACCTAAATTAAAATTAAACCCACCACCATAATAACTAGTTGCACTCGGTATATTCCCAATATTATTTGAATAATCTGGCAAACCGTTATCTATAACTTTTCTTAAAGCGTATTTATTTTCTACAGATCCTACAAAATCTTGTAAACTATTTAAATTTAATTGACCTACATAAAAACTTGTCCCTACACCTATATGATGATATTTAGCTACTTTTGAATATGATAAATTTCCAAATAAAGATTGATGATCAAACACATTATCAACGTACTGTAAGCTTCCACTTTCACCATAATAATGACCTCTTCCATTCCCTTTAGAAAAACTGAGAGAGCCATTTAAAATATACTCTGTACTATCTCTATATGTTGGGATTTCTATTGGCTGAGCTGATACAAGTTCTCCTGAATGAGGTAATAAAACGACACAACTTTGAAAAAAGATAGATAGAATTACTAGAGAATATAATACGTTAGTTTTCATTCATAGTTTTAAGTTTTTCAGCAAAAATACTCTTTATTTTTTAATCTAAAAATTTATTATTGAATTCCCAATATAATCCAATCATAAGAAGTAGACACGCTAACAAAAATACTGATATCACCGTAATCACCATCTGTATGATTGGCAATTGGTTTTGTTGCTCCTCCAGATAAAACACCAGCTATTTCCCAAACCCCATTGTTATTTATAAACAGTGGTCCTCCACTATCTCCTTTAACAGTCGTTCCTTCAAAATCAAGTGCCACTGTATTACTAGTCCCACTGCCAAGTATTTGTTCATCTTCACTTATATAATCATCGCCTAAAGAATTAATAGTACCTGAAGGGTTATCAAAATCAATAGC encodes:
- a CDS encoding GNAT family N-acetyltransferase, which encodes MITLKRTNSTDIDFQNLVLQLDKDLAIRNGDTNDFFAKYNTTDQIKNVIVAYYDDIPVGCGAMKEYALSVMEMKRMYVIPEMRGKKVAVLILHDLECWATALGYKKCVLETGDKMPEAIGLYKKSMYKIIPNYGQYEEVESSICFEKIL